In Gopherus evgoodei ecotype Sinaloan lineage chromosome 7, rGopEvg1_v1.p, whole genome shotgun sequence, the sequence AAAAGGAAGAACATACACAGTCGAAGTGGGAGGGAGTCAGAGAGGTGGGATATTTTCTAACTGGAGAGGAATTTATggtgatttttcaaaagcaatccACATGGACCTAACTGATTCAGAGAGAGCAGAATTAAACAGACACTGAGCATTGTTGAAAATGCCCACAGTAGTTGTACTTTATCATTAAGATGATGAACAAGCTAAATTACGTACATGTATTCACAAAAGGCTATTTCTGCTTTGATACTGACACACGTCTCCATTAGCAAGTGCTACATATACATCCGTTTAAGTTACAcatgtaaaataataaattctAGGTACAGTACAATACACCTGACTAAACTAATCAACAAAACTAAAATTTCCTATTGGCAGCCAAGGTGACTAGGTAGTCATGACCTCAATTATAATTACTCTATCAATATGCGAAGTTAATACTATTACATGAAATCTAGCAGCTGTGGGGTTGCTTTCACTGCTTGGTTTTAATATCTCTTCACCATAAAGTCTAGAATTAGGTAAAAATGGCAACTAAACATCACCCTGCTATATGCATGCTGAATACTTTCCTGAAAATAAAATTTGCTTTGTATTAGTGGTTTTTTACACCTGCAAAGCCAACACAGctatgggagagggagctggattctattGTAGCTTGCACATCAGAGTTGTTTTAGTTCATATTATAGAATATTTGTTACTGTTTGCAACATGCAAGCTAACTTTGCAGGGATGGCAGTTTGAAAACCCATCCTTTTATTTAGTAATTGAGCAAGTCTGATATAGAAATATTTCAAAGCCCATAAACATGGAACATCACATTTTTAGAGTCATTTTTTCAGAGCAAAACCATAACAGAAGTCTCAAAACTCACATGATCTTGAGTGCTATTTACTGCAAGTCTGGAAATGAGCAAACTATGATTTAAGCAGGTGGAGTTTAACCTCAAGACCACAGTACCatttattactttaaaatattttctgcaaaGGTCTAGTTTTTAAGAACTTGTGACTAAAATTCCATTCCATaacaaatatttcatatattGTAGGCCCCAAATTGGCTCATTTTCAGCAAGTTCTGACAAATTGTCTAAGGCACCAGACTTTtcagaaacatttaatttttgttttattacaagtgTGAAATTCTTGCTTTCACCAGGGATTAAGACCCAGATTGCAGTACCAAAGCAGTGGTGCTTGTAGACTTTCCAGATCTTGGAAAGTCTCTATTGCACACAGAAGCATAGTACTGACTTTTTTCCAAAATTGCAGAGACTCAACTGAAGCTTTCATTTAATCTTACCTTAGTAGAGCAAGTTGCCCGCAGGGGTTCAATCAATCGCTCTAGCCTTTGTAGAATTGCATTAGGACACAGCGTGGAGAGTCGAGCCAGCATGATGAAAGTCAACAtctagaggattttttttaaaaggccgaTTTAAAATACTCTCAGATCCCCCTCAAACCTAAAACCCTTCTATCAAGTCCCCATGCACTCTACTGCAACAACTTCAGACAAATTACTGCATCACATTGCATTGTTCTCTGTTGGATGGTTTTCTTTCCACTCATAAAGGAGTATGTCTtttagacaggggcggctccaggtagcagcacaccaagcgcgtgcctggagcggcaagccgcggagggcagcagtcaggctgccttcggcagcatgtctgcgggaggtctgcgGGTCCCGCAGTTTCAGTGGTAGGTACACCGAAGGCGCGttaccggcagacctcctgcagacatgccaccaaatctgcattaccagcggacctcctgccgAAAGCCATGTAACTGctgtgtttggggcggcaaaatacatagaccTGCCCCTGCTTCTAGACAAAAGAAAGGCTTGGAATTTAGAAAATAAGTACGCATCAAATTCCAAAGCATTACAGAATACATGTGGCCCTTCTGAGTATTTAAAAACAGAagccaaatcctgcagcccttaaGACGTCTCTCATGCAAAATCTTTTTGACATCAGTGAGTGTTTTGCCCCACTGAGTACTACAGGATCTGACCCTCAACAAAAGTCAAATTTGAAGGGGGCCAGAGGGAAAAGATGATAGTACTCGTACAAGCTTTGTCAGTCATGCCAGTGACAGTAAATTGAGTGTATACCAGCCCTAAAAGAATAACAGGACTGAAAACTGTTCAGATGTTCATATGGTAAAATTAATGTGGACGGAGCTGAACCAATACACAAGTATTTTCATAAGCAGAGCTTATTTCTAAAAAGCTGTACCAGTATGAACACTTAATTCTAGTGCAATTGCATCCACACaaaattcatagatttcaaaaccagaagggacctctgTGATCATCTATTCCGACCTCCTGTATAGCCTAGGCCACGGAACTTGCCCAGAATAATtcctaaaatgtatctttttaaaaaaaaaaacatacaattttgatttaaaatggtcagtgacagagaatccaccacaacccttggtaaattgttccaatagttacctcactgttaaaaatttatgccttattttcaatctgaatttgtctcgcttcaactttcagccactggatcGCATTGTACCTTCCTcttctagattgaagagcccatcatcaaatatttgttccccatgtaggtacttataggctgtaatcaagtcatccattaacactctttgttaaactaaatagattgaactccttgagtctgtATCACTataggcaggttttctaatcttttaatcattctcatggctcttctctgaaccttgtcCAATTTTTCAGCATCCTTGAATCATGGGCACCAGAACAAAACACGGTATTTCAGCAGCACGTCACACCGGttacaaatacagagataaaacaacctctctgctcctactcaagattcctgtttatgtatccaaggatcacattagctcttttagcAACAGCTTCACACTGGCatctcatattcagctgattatccaccatgaccccccaaATCTTttacagagtcactgcttcccaggatagggtCTCCCACCCTATAAGTAAGACCCATATTCTTTGTCCCTAGGTGTATACATTTACGTGTAATTGTATTAAAAAACACGTTGTTTACTTGTGTCTAGTTTACCAAGCAAccaagatcactctgaatcagtgacctagcctcttcattatttactgctcccccgaatgtcatctgcaaacttcatcactGATAATGTTATGTTTTCTctcaggtcactgataaaagtgTTACATCAAGTATGGCCAAGAACAGACCCCACTGGAACCTCCtactggaaacacacccactcaccaattccctgtttacagtaatattttgagacctatcagttagccagcttttagtCCATTTAACATGAgccatgttaattttaaattgttacagtttttaaatcaaaatgtaatgcaataccaagtcaaatgccttacagatactaattacctttatcaactaaaCTGGTAATCTCACTTAAAAAAGTATCAACTTAGTTTGACAGGTTCTCTTTTCCAGTAATTCATGTTGATTGACAATACATTTTATTactttcctttaattctttattgagttccatatcagctgctccattatcttgcccaggatcgatGTCCAAGGCTTATTGAAAATCAAATTACCATCCAGTGAGCTCCACAGCCAGctctttaaaactcttggatacaagttatctggGCCTGCTGATTTCAAAATGTCTGACTTAAgaagctgctgtttaacatcctccagagatactagagGAAGGGAAAGCGTGTCAGCATCATCGTATGATGAGACAATCTGGTTTTTTCCtcagatacagaacagaaatatttattaaacacttctgccttttctgcattattactgataactatcatttccatctagtaatggatcagTACCATTGCcagaattatttttgttcctCATATACTTAAAATAGTCTCTCTTATTGTCTTTACTCTGCTGGCAATAGATTTCTCCTGCACCTTTGCTTCCTTTAtacattttctacaattcctagcttctgatttatatgcaTTACTATCAAATTCCtccttcttccatttgttatatattatatttCATAGCTGCTTTTACTTCTCCTCTAAACCAGATCAGGTTTTTAAACCAATATGGTCTTCTTCCTTAACTGTGGCATATCACATCTTTCAGAGCCATTGTTTCAGGTTTTGCAAACTGATGCAGACATCAGTTGCATGTGGGTTATGTTTTCAAGGCCAGCACAGCAACTGTAACAGctagtaactttaaaaaataaataaataaaaggaagcctAAATACTAGAGAACAAGAAAGCAGCATGAAAAGGGTGCTGGGCATTGCACCACCACACATCGGCGCAATCTGAGCCCCGGCCTTCACTATAGTAAATAAGATCAAAACCAGTTACTTCCACTACTCTTGGACAGATAAGGAGAGGAAGTTACCCTAATGTCATAATGATCCTTAAGTCCATCCTCCACATGGTTCAAATATTCATAGATGTCCAGTCGGTCAAGGCAGCTTTCCAACAGTGAATACATGCACTCGAAGGCAGCTTTCCTCACATCAAGACCATCATCCACTGTGTGCTTGAACGGTCCCATTTCTACCTTAAAAGGAAAGAATGATACACCTGGTCACTATCAGTGAGGAAGGCTCCTTACTGCCACATCTTGGCTACCAAGTTAATGCCTACTAGATGTTCTCCCACCCACCTAAGCCCCAAGGGTTCCACCCAACTATTTGCTCATGAGAGCATCACAGCATATTCCTGTCAATTCCACGTTGATCAAGACATTGACATACAGAACTCATGAAGCAACAGCACTAGTCTACGTACCTCCCGTATCAGTTCCCTTCTGATTTTAGTTTCATTGTATAAGTGGGGTAGGACAGTGTTTAGCATGTCTCGGATTAAAGAAGGCTTATTGTGAGCAGCAGAATTAAACATGGCTAAAGCAACACGTCGAACATTCAAGTCAGGATCCTGAAGAGTCTTTAAGAAGTCACCTGCAGGACAATAGCATAACATTTGTTTGACAGCATTAAGTGCAATGTTTTAGTAGTTCAAGATCTATCTACTGCTGACCCTCAGAGTAACATATGATATTTGAAGGAGCCAGGATATGAAGAAATCTTAGAcacaattattaaaaataattctagAGGCAAAGCTTATACATAGTGGTGCATTTAGATCTATTGTCCCTTCCTTTTTCTGGGATAGGATTTAAACTATTTGAGGCAACAGGCTACATCAGGGGTATAGAAATACCAATGTGATGCTAGCCACCAGTGACTTCATCTGAGAGTCCAAGTAGAAGCCTTAGTTTTTGCAGAGGAAGTTTCTTTTCGATGCTCAGCCTAGATGTCTCCGAAGTAGAGtttttgcagtttctctttgatagCTCTGAGATGCAGAGACATGGTTGTCCAACTTAagaaatattttacaaaacacTTGGCTGTGAAGCCAGAATCACAGGAGTTTCATTCTCCACTAAATTCATAGTTTCCATTCATGAGTGACACGCATACCTGAAGGAGGAAGGCCAGAACATACACTAACACTCTGCAACCGTAGCGTGGAAGTCTAGATCTTTTTCATCTACATTTCTCTGGGGTTAAATTAGTCAAATCAATTTGAAAAGTATCTTACTTGCAATACAAAATAGGGCAGTGGTAGGGCCATTGATAGTGTACCAGACCTCATGTGCAAAGCTCACAAGATTTCTATAGGAATTGAAACTCACCtatgcaacctttcagaagtaagTCAATAGGCTGTGGCTGATCTGAAATAGTGAATTTGATTGCGGTTACTACAGTACTTCGTGCATGTGGGGAACCTGCAACAAAGAGGgaacataaaaacaaaaatgtgtgtaCATTCACACAGTATGAtctttactagggctgtcaattaatcgcagttaacgcacgtgattaactcaaaacaattaatcacattaaaaaaaattagtcatgattaattgcagttttaatgacaggtttcagagtagcagctgtgttagtctgtatccgcaaaaagaacaagagcacttgtggcaccttagagactaacaaatttatttcagcgtgagctttcgtgagctacagctcacttcttcggatgcacagaatggaacacacagacaggagatatttatacatacagagaacatgaaaagatggaagtatgcataccagtttcctgttggtatgcatacttccatcttttcatgttctctgtatgtataaatatctcctgtctgtgtgttccattctgtgcatccgaagaagtgagctgtagctcacgaaagctcacgctgaaataaatttgttagtctctaaggtgccacaagtgctctaGTTCTTTTTGcgtagttttaatcacactgttaaacagaataccaattgaaatttattaaatatttttgatgtttttctacattttcaaatatattgatttcaattacaataataGAGtagacagtgctcactttatattgttttttattacaaatattcgcactgtaaaaatggcaaacaagaaatagtattttttcaattcacctcaaacaagtactttagtgcaatctctctattgcgaaagtgcaacttacaagtgtagatttttttgttatataactgcactcaaaaacaaaacaatgtaaagctttagagcctacaagtccactcagtcctacttcttgttcagccaattgctaagacaaacaagtttgtttacatttacgggcaATAATGCTGCCCTCCTCCAATTTACaatgtcagctgaaagtgagaacaggagttcgaatggcacttttgtaactggcattgcaaggtatttacgtgccagatatgctaaactttcatatgccccttcatgcttcagccaccattccagaggacatttccatactgatgatgcttgttaaaaaaaaaaaaaaaaaaagatgcattaattacatttgtggcTGAGCTCCtcgggggagaattgtatgtctcttactctgttttacccacattctcccatatatttcatgttatagcagtctcagatgatgactcagtatgttgttcattttaagaacattttcactgcagatttgacaaaacacaaagaaggtaccaatgtgagatttctagagatagctatagcacttgatccaaggtttaagaatctgaagtgccttccaaaatctgagagggaaaagGTATGGAGCgtgctgtcagaagtcttaagagagcaaaactctgatgcggaaactacagaacccaaaccagcaaaaaagaaaatcaaccttctgctggttgcatctgactcagatgatgagaatgaacatgcgtcggtttgcgctgctttggatggttatcgagCAGAATCCATTATCAGCATGggggcatgtcctctggaatggtgattgaagcatgaagggacatatgaatctttagtgcatctggcacataaatatcttgcaatgccggctacaacagtccCATGCGAAtgcatgttctcactttcaggtggtattgtaaacaagaagcaggaagcatTCTCTCCTTCCCATTACCTGATGACAGCTGCTTTTTcagcctgggcagcagctggGACGGATTCACTAGGGCCAGTTTTCCCAAGCATTCGGCAACTACATTTCGTGTCCCCTCCTCTGTGCACTCGCAATGATTGAAAAGCAGAGCCCAAATGTCTTCCACATAAGGTTTGAGGCCatctgctggggaggagctgatgACTTCTTTTAGAGAATGGAGTAGTAAGTATTGTCTCTTGGGCTGGCTTCCAATTTCTTTCAGCATAAAGGGAAGATATTCCTTAAGATTTCCAGCACTGATGTTCCCCAGAGCATAGGAAGCTGCTGATTTCACCTCTTCGCTAGGAGAAGCAAATGCTTCCAGTATTACTGTTTTGAGCTCCTTCTGAGCACTTAGGTTCATGGTGCGACCCATCTCTGCCAGCGAAAGGAAGGCTAGCATTTTAACAGCAGCACTGGACTTGGGGTTCTTCACATCTTGAATAAACTGGCTCGCTACCCTGGTGGCTTCTTTTGGACATGCTGATGAAAGGGCTGCCACACACTTTGCTACAGAGTAATAGGCTTGTTTATGTAAAGTCACAGCTGCCCCACCAGGACTTGAGTATATGGGGCTCGTTAGCTGTTTCATCAGCTCTGCATAACCCATGCTGGCTGTCTTTGTTATAACCAAAGCTTGAAAGAAGTCTATTATGGCGTTCAGTGCTCCTCCTTGTAGCAAAGGGGAATGGACAAGCTGAAAGAGTTCACAAAGAACTGACCCACTTATCTTGGATAAGGAAGCTGGATAAACCTTAGCTAAGGTAGTAAGGAACACGATAGCCACCTGAGAAACATGCAAATCATTCTCACTAATTAAAGCAGGAAGCTCTGTCAGCACAGACTCAACCATAGCAGGCTTGAGGCTATCACTGTAGTTCTTAATTAATATGTCCAGAGCTGTCAGAGTGCTCAGTTTCAAGGCACGTTGATTCTTTCTCAAGAAGGAAGCTAGAATGGGGAATCCTTCCCCTAGAATAGGCCTTAAGTCTATCTTCAGTGGAGAACTAGCAATTAAGGTTAATGCTTTGACGGTTGTTAGTCTGGTTATTTCATTTTTCAGCCTTTCTAGAAAAATCTTCAAGGTTGGCGGGAGATCACCACTTAAATGGTCTCCAAGATTGCAGACGATTTGTCCCATGCAAGAGATAGCCCGTTCTTTCACCTCCTGATCAATATCAGCAGCTTTCAATCTCTTTAGAGTACCAGAAAAAAGGTCTTTCACATAGGGCTTGGCATCAAATGCACAAGATTTGTCCAAGGGCCGAATAACTTTCACAAGCTGCTGAGTGACCAGCAAAGCTTCTGATGTGATCTTATAAAAGGGGTCTCCAATACAGGTCACAACTGGAGGTAGCAGTGCCTTAATATGGGGATGAAACACTTCTGGTTGGTGATTGCAGAGAAGAACATGAAGGAAAGACAGTGTATCAATCCTCATGCTGGAGGAGCTGGATTTATCAGCCAAGGAGAAAATAATACCTGTTCAGGGGAGACATTAACATATATTATCTTATTACTTCAAATGATTTCACAAAGATTAAAAGACAAATTCTAAAATAGTTGGATACAAATCCAAAGAGTTTCCTTTGCTCCACCCCActgagaccatgtctacactaggagtgctTCACCAATACAGGAATCCCAATATACTATATTCACAAAGCACTACTattgtggacacagttataccaacaaAGCTATGCTTTGTACCAATATAGTAAAGCCACCCCTgacaagaacaaacaaacaaaccaaccaatctATACAGGTAGAATTAAGGGATTATACCTCATCACACTCCTGACCAACAGAGCTCTGCTGGCAAAAGCTCCTAGTGTAGATGTAACTTGATACACATGCATTCCCACAGTAGCTGTTGATGTTTTCAGCTAAGTGACAAGTCAGAATATAGCCAGTCCACATGGCTGCACTGGAGAGCTACAAAAGTATTTTACAGGCACTTTAACTGGATGGCTAAAAAACCACCTGTCAGTATTTGTAGGGTGGTCCGGGGAGGAATTGAGCTATGGAAAATCTCAAAGAAAGGAGTGGAAACAACTGCTTGGTTTTTGCAAAATTAGACTGGACAAAAATGCTAGAAAAAATGTACTTTAGAGAATAATCTTGCATTGGCAGAGAGCTAGACTGAATGCACTAGTGGGTCTTTTCCATATTTAACTTCTGTGATATAGACTGAAAACTGTTTTTCGGATGAGCCATCAGTAAGGTATTTCCAAGAGTCCCATTTACCACCCCCAACGCAATTTATTGTTCATATTTTCTGTTGTCTCGTGTAAACATACAGAAGTTGAAGGTCATGGGATGATCAGGGCCAGGGGGCATTGAAAAGGCAGTTTCCCTAAACATTTACAGTAAGGACAAGCCCAAGGTCTTGGTAAGACCTCAATGTTATGAGTATTTCAACATTCTTGGATATTCACCCTTCACTAATTTACAAGGAGGGAAAGCTAGATGGAAAAACTTGTGGGCCTGCAAATAAAACCCTCCCCCAATAAACATTTGTAAAACGTTCCATGAGATTAAAAGAGAAATAGAAAATGTCACTgctatggccccaatcctgagcTCAGTCAATTGACTTCTGACTCCAGTGGCAGCAGGAGCAGACCCTGTCCCTTTTTAGTGTTTATACATatccagaaattaaaaaaaggcaggaaagagAAACACGTCATTTAGAAATCTTATAGCACTGAAAGTGGAACCTTTAAACTGAGACAACCGTTCCCTACCATCTCCCAGCCAACAAACCAGTTTTACCAGACATTAACGCCGGGATGTGATCTGCCAGGCAGCCAGGAAGAACATTGGCCAGTTCTGTAAGGAGACTGAAGCACCCTTGCCTCGATTTGATGCTTTTCTCTTTGAGCTGCTTGTGCAAGGCCTTGATGATGTTTGGAACCTGCAGTTTTAGAAAGCAAAaacgaacaacaacaaaaagcctcATAGGTAACCCTGGCCTTTTTGACACAGAGCTATGCTAGCAAAGCAGTTTACCCAGCTTAGCTACATACATTAATAATTCAGTGTGAGAAGAGAGAGCAATCAAAAATGAATACATTCAATGGTTTAGTAAAGGGAGACTCTGGAGAGTGAATTAGGGACTGAGTGAatgagtgagaaagagagagtggaACGAAGGGGTGGCTATTTAAATTCTTCTGTTCATATATTttaagttttttctttttaattctatgaaaatattttaaggcAAAGCTTCTCCTCTAGTGCCACAATCTCAAAACACAGCGGCATTGCTTAGTGATCAGCTTGGATGCTTCTCTAACAAGGAGAcggaagtgaaactgaccagtcaagTTTCAACAGTCTTAGTTGAACAAAGGGCAAAATTAAACAAACTGGTGAAAAAGTAGGCTAGAAGTTAGATATTAATCCTGAAAGAaatttaaggacctgatcctgtattTAGAACTGAAGAACTGGACCTCTGCAGAGCTCCAGCAAAGCCCACCCACACAGAACCAATTACAGGACGAGGTATATTAGCCACacagatattttcttttttaaatattgaatttATTTACATCAGTTACATTAAATGGGCAGAAAACTACATTTTGGAAAGGATCTAAATCCCTCTGCTTCAGGGTAAAAGACAACCGCTAACTGATGTGGGCTAGCAAGAGGTTCTCATGAGCACCTTATTCCCTAATAACTGATGACAGTAtttctttcatcttcctctgaagcacctgggacTGGCCACtatgggagacaggatactggctagatggagcCCGGTCTAGTCTGGGGATTCCTACATTGCTACATTATGTTGACAGTAGCCCGTTAGCGTATCtcagaatttaaaaaattggTAAAAAAGCCATGGCTTCTAACTTTTTAGTTCAATTAACTGTGAAGTATGTACCCTGCATAGTTACAAGAACACAAGCATACAAAGATATTATGAAACACTAGCTAATGGCTCCTGTAATGATCAGAGCCCGATACAGTGTTAATGCTCTGCCACAGCTATACATTGTATCCGAAATTTATCTGACTTCTAATGGCCTAAATCTGATATGTTTGTGCAGTAATTTATTCAATGAGTTCCTGAACAATGACACGTCTGCTAAACTGGAGCAATTGCCACAACAGCCGATGGATTTTACACAATGACTGAGGTGGTACACTAGTGTCTGCAAATCCCTTCGCAGCAGTGTGCAGGTATGACTCATTATCCCACTCAGTGGCCCTGGGTTCACTTCAGGACACTCTTTTGGTTTGTTGTCACTGCTATAGGAGTCAAACAATTATAAAACATGCCACCATGCTTCAGCTATGGCTAATTTTAAAAGTACACATTTCAAGAGTTAACATTCTTCCAGCACATTTTCCTCTTGTGAGCTACCAACAGTCACGGTGATCACTAAGGGAGTGGCCACACTATGATTAGCTTAGTGTTAACCATCCTGCTGAAACACAATTGAAATGGCTGTTGGTACAATAGTTCTAGCATGGCTTCCTTGTCTGGCATGGATTGATATTTTTCTGAGAATCATAGGGTGGGAGTGGTGGAGGTGGGTCAGATAGCTTTCCTAGCATGGATCACATGAGGGATAGGTCCCTGTCTACAATGGTCAAGGAAACTGTCGCTGAGCATGCTAGCATCAGCCATTTAAACATTGTGGTCctatctacactatgaaattaaccAAGTTTAGCAACTGTTAAGAAGCTGACATAATGGGGTTTGAAGGTGCTATAATTCTGGGCTGGGTGGCCAGAGCCAAATTGTAGAACCATGCGGACAGTTAAAAACAGTTTCAGCACATTGAgttttttgtttggtgtttgATCTAAAAATCTGGTTACACCAGGATTTGCCCCCTCCTCCAAGACCTCATCTActccagtttttgtttttttgactgagAAACTACTCTTGATGAGGCTTTAGCATTTTCTAGACGTTTTCTAGACCTGCTCTGAATCATTACACCAACTCCACTTGCACTCCCACTCTTACTGTCACCTGGGGAGCTGCACTAGAGGGAGATTTCTCGAAAATAGTTAATGTAGACACAGCCCTGTTGTAAAATGGATCTTTCATTCATTCATAAGTACAATTCCAGATAACtcaattgttttaaaaagtctCACTCTGTTGGCACTGGCCAGACAGTGTCTGAAACCAGTTTAGCTGGAACAGTGCTGGAACCGAATTCAACACCCAGTGTAGTCCAGCTACTAGCATGGATTTCAACTGCATCCAGACAGAACTGG encodes:
- the LOC115654261 gene encoding cullin-associated NEDD8-dissociated protein 1-like isoform X2, which translates into the protein MTNVSYHISNLLEKMTSTDKDFRFMATNDLMMELQKDSIKLDEDSEKKVVKMLLKLLEDKNGEVQNLAVKWLGGMLYTFHSSILNCLLPQLTSPRLAVRKRAIIALGYLVLTCNGNIFSELMEHLLAELKRNESTSTTRTYIQCIAGISRQAGHRTGEYLEKIIPLVVSYCNVEDDELREYCFQAFESFVRRCPKEIGPHIPSVMGLCLKYITYDPNYNYDNEEEEEEEEMMETENGEDEDQESDDEYSDDDDISWKVRRSAAKCLEAIVSTRHDLLQDFYKTLSPVLIGRFKEREENVKADIFCAYISLLKQTQPIQSWLHASDAGGKEEIPLTMLKNQVPNIIKALHKQLKEKSIKSRQGCFSLLTELANVLPGCLADHIPALMSGIIFSLADKSSSSSMRIDTLSFLHVLLCNHQPEVFHPHIKALLPPVVTCIGDPFYKITSEALLVTQQLVKVIRPLDKSCAFDAKPYVKDLFSGTLKRLKAADIDQEVKERAISCMGQIVCNLGDHLSGDLPPTLKIFLERLKNEITRLTTVKALTLIASSPLKIDLRPILGEGFPILASFLRKNQRALKLSTLTALDILIKNYSDSLKPAMVESVLTELPALISENDLHVSQVAIVFLTTLAKVYPASLSKISGSVLCELFQLVHSPLLQGGALNAIIDFFQALVITKTASMGYAELMKQLTSPIYSSPGGAAVTLHKQAYYSVAKCVAALSSACPKEATRVASQFIQDVKNPKSSAAVKMLAFLSLAEMGRTMNLSAQKELKTVILEAFASPSEEVKSAASYALGNISAGNLKEYLPFMLKEIGSQPKRQYLLLHSLKEVISSSPADGLKPYVEDIWALLFNHCECTEEGTRNVVAECLGKLALVNPSQLLPRLKKQLSSGSPHARSTVVTAIKFTISDQPQPIDLLLKGCIGDFLKTLQDPDLNVRRVALAMFNSAAHNKPSLIRDMLNTVLPHLYNETKIRRELIREVEMGPFKHTVDDGLDVRKAAFECMYSLLESCLDRLDIYEYLNHVEDGLKDHYDIRMLTFIMLARLSTLCPNAILQRLERLIEPLRATCSTKVKAGSVKQEFEKQDELKRSAMRAVAALLTIPEVEKSPVMAEFSSQIRANPEMASLYESIQKDSASLPTTESMDMN
- the LOC115654261 gene encoding cullin-associated NEDD8-dissociated protein 1-like isoform X1, with amino-acid sequence MTNVSYHISNLLEKMTSTDKDFRFMATNDLMMELQKDSIKLDEDSEKKVVKMLLKLLEDKNGEVQNLAVKCLGPLVSKVKEYQVETIVDSLCTNMLSDKEQLRDISSIGLKTVISELPPASTGSTMTANVCKKITAQLTGAIGKQEDVSVQLEALDILSDMLSRLGGMLYTFHSSILNCLLPQLTSPRLAVRKRAIIALGYLVLTCNGNIFSELMEHLLAELKRNESTSTTRTYIQCIAGISRQAGHRTGEYLEKIIPLVVSYCNVEDDELREYCFQAFESFVRRCPKEIGPHIPSVMGLCLKYITYDPNYNYDNEEEEEEEEMMETENGEDEDQESDDEYSDDDDISWKVRRSAAKCLEAIVSTRHDLLQDFYKTLSPVLIGRFKEREENVKADIFCAYISLLKQTQPIQSWLHASDAGGKEEIPLTMLKNQVPNIIKALHKQLKEKSIKSRQGCFSLLTELANVLPGCLADHIPALMSGIIFSLADKSSSSSMRIDTLSFLHVLLCNHQPEVFHPHIKALLPPVVTCIGDPFYKITSEALLVTQQLVKVIRPLDKSCAFDAKPYVKDLFSGTLKRLKAADIDQEVKERAISCMGQIVCNLGDHLSGDLPPTLKIFLERLKNEITRLTTVKALTLIASSPLKIDLRPILGEGFPILASFLRKNQRALKLSTLTALDILIKNYSDSLKPAMVESVLTELPALISENDLHVSQVAIVFLTTLAKVYPASLSKISGSVLCELFQLVHSPLLQGGALNAIIDFFQALVITKTASMGYAELMKQLTSPIYSSPGGAAVTLHKQAYYSVAKCVAALSSACPKEATRVASQFIQDVKNPKSSAAVKMLAFLSLAEMGRTMNLSAQKELKTVILEAFASPSEEVKSAASYALGNISAGNLKEYLPFMLKEIGSQPKRQYLLLHSLKEVISSSPADGLKPYVEDIWALLFNHCECTEEGTRNVVAECLGKLALVNPSQLLPRLKKQLSSGSPHARSTVVTAIKFTISDQPQPIDLLLKGCIGDFLKTLQDPDLNVRRVALAMFNSAAHNKPSLIRDMLNTVLPHLYNETKIRRELIREVEMGPFKHTVDDGLDVRKAAFECMYSLLESCLDRLDIYEYLNHVEDGLKDHYDIRMLTFIMLARLSTLCPNAILQRLERLIEPLRATCSTKVKAGSVKQEFEKQDELKRSAMRAVAALLTIPEVEKSPVMAEFSSQIRANPEMASLYESIQKDSASLPTTESMDMN